One genomic region from Bacillota bacterium encodes:
- a CDS encoding phage holin family protein, with protein sequence MLGLIVRFIVSAIVLMVVSFILPGFAQLSFGHALIAAVVIALLGFIAESFFGRRISPQNRGLVGFIVSAVIIFLAQYVVPGMNVSIIGAILAAIVIGVIDLFVPTELR encoded by the coding sequence ATGCTAGGTTTGATTGTCCGCTTTATCGTGTCGGCGATAGTGTTGATGGTGGTAAGCTTCATATTGCCCGGATTTGCGCAGCTCAGCTTCGGGCATGCTCTGATCGCCGCGGTGGTTATTGCTCTGCTGGGATTCATCGCCGAAAGCTTTTTTGGCCGCAGGATTTCCCCGCAAAACAGGGGGCTGGTCGGTTTCATAGTGTCGGCGGTGATTATCTTTCTGGCCCAGTATGTTGTTCCCGGCATGAACGTCAGTATTATCGGTGCAATCCTTGCGGCTATCGTTATCGGAGTGATCGACCTGTTTGTTCCGACGGAGTTGCGTTGA